From a single Pseudalkalibacillus hwajinpoensis genomic region:
- a CDS encoding NuoB/complex I 20 kDa subunit family protein: MDLNLENITPEEYEEMKQNVFLATLENVKSWARSNSLWPLTFGLACCAIEMMGSGASHYDLDRFGTFFRTSPRQSDVMIVSGTVTKKMAPVLKRLYDQMPEPKWVIAMGSCATAGGPYINSYAVVKGVDQIVPVDVYIPGCPPNPAALIYGINKLQEKIRYEARTGKRVTNR, encoded by the coding sequence ATGGATCTGAATTTAGAAAACATCACACCCGAAGAATACGAGGAAATGAAACAGAATGTATTCCTCGCAACGCTTGAAAACGTTAAATCCTGGGCAAGAAGCAATTCACTCTGGCCCCTGACATTCGGGCTTGCGTGCTGCGCCATTGAAATGATGGGTTCAGGTGCTTCACATTATGATCTGGATCGATTTGGTACCTTTTTTCGAACATCGCCACGTCAATCTGATGTGATGATTGTATCTGGAACCGTTACGAAAAAAATGGCACCAGTGCTAAAGCGCTTATATGACCAAATGCCCGAGCCAAAGTGGGTGATCGCGATGGGATCATGTGCAACAGCTGGGGGCCCATATATTAATTCTTATGCCGTTGTGAAAGGAGTCGATCAGATCGTTCCAGTTGATGTCTATATTCCCGGCTGTCCTCCAAATCCAGCTGCACTCATTTATGGCATTAATAAATTGCAGGAGAAAATTCGATACGAAGCTAGAACCGGGAAGCGGGTGACAAATCGATGA
- the nuoH gene encoding NADH-quinone oxidoreductase subunit NuoH, whose amino-acid sequence MINDMLVSTPGYWQTIGFFAIGAAMLMVVLGFVTYAILAERKVLGFMQLRHGPNRVGGRFGLLQTVADVLKLLLKEDTIPRDADRPLFIIAPVIAFAPAFIVIAALPLTEKISFANIGVGLLYYIAISGISTIGILAGGWASNNKYALLGSMRSAAQMISYEIPLVMSVIGIVLLTGSLNLNDIIAQQESVAFLFKQPLAFFIFLIASVAELNRTPFDLPEAESELVAGYHVEYSGFRFAFFMLAEYVYLFAMASLTTILFLGGWQAIPYLTFIPGAVWFALKFILIIFVMIWIRATFPRLRADQLMSFGWKVLLPLALLNIFLTTILFEIFRSF is encoded by the coding sequence GTGATCAATGACATGCTTGTATCCACACCTGGTTACTGGCAAACAATCGGATTTTTTGCAATAGGAGCAGCAATGCTGATGGTTGTCCTTGGCTTCGTCACCTATGCGATTTTAGCGGAACGAAAAGTGCTTGGTTTTATGCAGCTCCGCCATGGACCGAACAGAGTAGGTGGGCGGTTTGGCCTTCTTCAAACGGTTGCAGATGTGTTAAAGCTCCTTTTGAAGGAAGACACGATTCCGCGTGATGCGGATCGACCGCTGTTTATTATCGCACCGGTTATCGCATTTGCACCGGCATTTATCGTCATTGCCGCTCTGCCACTGACCGAGAAAATTTCTTTTGCGAACATCGGGGTTGGGCTGCTTTACTATATTGCAATATCCGGAATTTCGACCATCGGGATTCTAGCTGGAGGGTGGGCCTCTAATAATAAATACGCTCTCCTTGGTAGCATGCGCTCAGCAGCGCAGATGATTTCATATGAAATTCCGCTTGTGATGAGCGTGATCGGCATCGTTCTTCTAACGGGTTCGCTCAATTTAAATGACATTATTGCACAGCAGGAATCCGTTGCGTTTCTATTTAAACAGCCGCTCGCTTTTTTCATCTTTCTCATTGCTTCTGTTGCTGAACTAAACCGGACACCATTCGATTTACCTGAGGCGGAATCCGAGCTTGTCGCGGGTTATCATGTGGAGTACTCAGGATTTCGCTTTGCATTTTTCATGCTAGCAGAATACGTTTATCTGTTCGCAATGGCATCTTTAACAACAATCCTTTTCCTAGGTGGCTGGCAGGCGATTCCTTATTTAACATTTATCCCTGGTGCTGTGTGGTTTGCACTGAAGTTCATCTTGATCATCTTCGTAATGATCTGGATACGAGCAACCTTCCCACGACTTCGAGCCGATCAGCTTATGTCGTTTGGCTGGAAGGTGCTGTTACCGCTTGCGCTGCTTAATATTTTTCTCACAACGATCCTATTTGAAATTTTTCGCTCATTCTAG
- a CDS encoding NADH-quinone oxidoreductase subunit C — MNDGKTPEELAEEKRKAVEEAKRKAAALRKKREMEKNESTEADEKSTSSEEDVELAKKKAVAAAKAKAAILRKKREMKKNESTEADEKSTSSEEDVELAKKKAVAAAKAKAAALRKQREMKKNESIEADEKSTSSEEDVELAKKKAVAAAKAKAAALRKQRESGVTDDKAKAAAAAKAAALRKREESSGSDDEKAKAIAAAKAKAAAAAKAKTKTAKPEGQVEEEKPSQNQPVLDRYLQVIRENLEEDPLEDAYINRLAKDVPTLVVKKEGYLKLAQFLKYNELLAFDYLSETHGTDFETHMEIYTHLYSYQNTQSVALKVKIDREKPVIDSLTPLFAGANWPEREGYDLLGIIFKGHPNLTRIMMPDDWVGHPLRKDYEPYDVEV; from the coding sequence ATGAATGATGGCAAAACTCCTGAAGAGTTAGCTGAAGAAAAACGAAAAGCTGTCGAAGAAGCGAAGCGAAAAGCGGCAGCGCTACGTAAAAAGAGAGAAATGGAAAAAAACGAATCCACGGAAGCGGATGAGAAGTCCACATCTAGCGAAGAGGATGTGGAACTAGCCAAAAAGAAGGCGGTTGCTGCTGCCAAGGCGAAAGCGGCTATACTCAGGAAAAAGAGAGAAATGAAAAAAAACGAATCCACGGAAGCGGATGAGAAGTCCACATCTAGCGAAGAGGATGTGGAACTAGCCAAAAAGAAGGCGGTTGCTGCTGCCAAGGCGAAAGCGGCTGCACTCAGGAAACAGAGAGAAATGAAAAAAAACGAATCAATAGAAGCGGATGAGAAGTCCACATCTAGCGAAGAGGATGTGGAACTAGCCAAAAAGAAGGCGGTTGCCGCTGCCAAGGCGAAAGCGGCTGCACTCAGGAAACAGAGAGAATCAGGCGTTACTGATGATAAAGCAAAAGCCGCCGCTGCGGCGAAGGCTGCCGCGTTAAGGAAACGTGAGGAGAGTTCAGGCTCCGACGATGAAAAAGCGAAGGCGATCGCAGCGGCAAAAGCAAAAGCTGCAGCTGCTGCAAAAGCAAAAACAAAAACAGCTAAACCAGAAGGGCAGGTTGAAGAGGAAAAACCTTCACAAAATCAGCCCGTTCTTGATCGGTACCTGCAGGTTATCCGCGAGAACCTTGAGGAAGATCCTTTAGAAGATGCCTATATAAATCGTCTCGCCAAAGATGTGCCAACGCTAGTTGTGAAAAAAGAAGGATACCTGAAGCTCGCTCAGTTCCTGAAATACAATGAGCTTCTTGCATTTGATTACCTTTCAGAAACACATGGCACAGACTTTGAGACACATATGGAGATCTACACGCACTTATACTCCTATCAAAACACTCAAAGCGTTGCATTGAAAGTAAAGATCGATCGAGAAAAACCAGTAATCGACTCCCTTACACCTCTCTTTGCAGGGGCAAACTGGCCGGAGCGAGAGGGCTACGATTTGCTAGGGATTATTTTTAAAGGCCATCCGAATTTAACAAGAATTATGATGCCAGATGACTGGGTTGGGCATCCGCTCAGAAAAGACTATGAACCTTACGATGTGGAGGTGTAG
- a CDS encoding NADH-quinone oxidoreductase subunit D — protein sequence MIRTEEMLLNVGPQHPSTHGVFRLVLKIDGEIIKEATPVIGYLHRGTEKIAENLQYTQIIPYTDRMDYLAAMTNNYILCHAVETMMGLELPERADYLRVIVMELGRVASHLVWFGTYLLDIGAMSPFLYAFRERELIINLLTEISGGRLTFNYMRVGGVKWDAPEGWLEKVREFVPYMREQLAGYHDLVTGNEIFMARIKGVGTYSREKALSYSLSGANLRCTGVNWDLRKNEPYSIYDRFTFDVPVFHEGDAMARYNCRMAEIKEALNIVEQAVEQIVDGAFMAKVPRIIKPPAGETYVRIESPRGEIGCYIASKGKKEPYRLKFRRPSFYNLQILPELLEGENISNLIAILGGIDIVLGEVDG from the coding sequence ATGATTCGTACTGAGGAAATGCTTTTGAATGTAGGTCCGCAGCACCCCAGTACTCATGGCGTGTTTCGCCTCGTCCTGAAAATTGATGGAGAGATCATTAAGGAAGCAACACCTGTCATCGGGTATCTACACAGAGGAACGGAGAAGATAGCGGAAAACCTTCAATATACACAAATCATTCCCTACACGGACCGAATGGATTATCTTGCTGCGATGACAAACAACTACATCCTCTGTCATGCAGTTGAAACGATGATGGGTTTGGAACTCCCTGAACGAGCAGATTACCTGCGCGTCATAGTGATGGAGCTTGGCAGGGTAGCGAGCCATCTTGTCTGGTTTGGGACGTATCTTCTCGACATCGGTGCAATGAGTCCATTTCTTTATGCGTTTCGTGAGCGCGAGCTTATTATTAATCTGCTAACAGAAATATCAGGAGGGAGATTAACGTTTAACTATATGCGCGTTGGCGGTGTGAAATGGGATGCGCCTGAAGGGTGGCTTGAAAAGGTGCGGGAGTTCGTACCGTATATGAGGGAACAGCTTGCAGGCTATCACGATCTTGTAACAGGCAATGAGATTTTCATGGCGAGGATAAAAGGCGTTGGCACCTATTCCAGAGAAAAAGCCCTCTCATATTCTTTGAGTGGAGCCAATCTAAGGTGTACAGGGGTAAACTGGGATCTTCGGAAGAATGAACCTTATTCCATTTATGATCGCTTTACGTTTGATGTACCCGTTTTTCATGAAGGCGATGCGATGGCCCGCTATAACTGTCGGATGGCTGAAATCAAAGAAGCGTTAAATATTGTGGAGCAGGCAGTTGAGCAGATTGTCGATGGCGCGTTCATGGCGAAGGTTCCGAGAATCATTAAGCCACCAGCGGGTGAGACGTATGTCAGAATTGAATCCCCGCGTGGAGAAATTGGCTGCTACATCGCATCGAAAGGAAAGAAGGAGCCGTACCGTTTAAAGTTCCGACGCCCGTCGTTTTATAATCTACAGATTTTACCCGAGCTGCTGGAGGGGGAAAATATTTCGAATCTGATTGCCATTCTTGGCGGTATTGATATTGTCCTCGGGGAGGTGGATGGCTAG
- a CDS encoding F0F1 ATP synthase subunit epsilon produces MNTLEISVVTPDGPVYEGEAELVSVKAKSGELGILPGHIPLVAPLTINAVRFKNGADTHVLAVSGGFVEVRPKQVTILAESAELPSAIDVERARAAKERAEQRLNQAKQDNVDFRRAELALKRAINRLDLAGK; encoded by the coding sequence ATGAATACATTGGAAATCAGTGTAGTCACCCCTGACGGCCCGGTATACGAAGGGGAAGCTGAATTGGTCAGCGTAAAAGCAAAGAGCGGTGAGCTCGGTATTTTACCTGGACACATTCCGCTTGTTGCCCCTCTTACAATCAATGCAGTTCGCTTCAAAAATGGAGCTGACACGCATGTACTGGCCGTTAGCGGTGGGTTTGTTGAGGTAAGACCAAAGCAGGTAACAATCCTTGCTGAGTCTGCTGAGCTTCCTTCTGCTATTGACGTGGAACGCGCACGTGCTGCAAAGGAACGAGCAGAACAACGCTTGAATCAAGCGAAGCAGGACAATGTTGATTTCAGACGTGCTGAGCTAGCGCTTAAGCGTGCAATCAACCGCCTGGATTTGGCAGGTAAGTAA
- a CDS encoding NADH-quinone oxidoreductase subunit A, producing the protein MGESLNVYQNSYLFVIMFLLLGLLLPAVALTAGRFLRPSKPTQEKQTTYESGIEPFHQSWIQYNVRYYLFGLLFVIFDVETVFLYPWAVAYQKLGFFAFIEMMIFIIMLLIGLLYAWKKKVLKWI; encoded by the coding sequence ATGGGTGAATCACTTAACGTGTATCAAAATAGTTACCTCTTTGTCATCATGTTCCTTTTACTTGGACTTCTTCTTCCTGCTGTCGCATTAACAGCCGGAAGATTCCTCAGACCTTCTAAGCCCACCCAAGAGAAACAAACAACCTATGAAAGCGGCATTGAGCCGTTCCATCAAAGCTGGATTCAGTATAACGTCCGATATTATTTATTCGGATTGCTATTTGTTATTTTCGATGTCGAAACCGTTTTCTTGTATCCATGGGCTGTCGCCTATCAGAAACTCGGTTTCTTTGCGTTTATTGAAATGATGATCTTCATCATCATGCTCCTGATTGGCTTACTATACGCATGGAAGAAGAAGGTGTTGAAATGGATCTGA
- the nuoK gene encoding NADH-quinone oxidoreductase subunit NuoK, giving the protein MSSIPLSAFLVTALLLFCMGLYGALTKRNAVIVLISIELMLNAVNLNLVAFAKYGVGASIRGQVFSLFTITVAAAEAAVGLAILISLYRNRATVNVDEMNTLKK; this is encoded by the coding sequence ATGAGTTCGATCCCGCTATCGGCCTTTCTCGTTACGGCTCTGCTTCTTTTTTGTATGGGGCTATATGGCGCATTAACGAAGCGAAATGCTGTCATTGTCCTCATTTCAATCGAGCTGATGCTAAATGCAGTCAACCTGAATCTTGTCGCTTTTGCGAAATACGGTGTTGGCGCCTCGATTCGTGGACAGGTGTTTTCACTTTTTACGATAACGGTGGCTGCAGCGGAGGCAGCTGTAGGCCTGGCAATACTGATTTCGCTCTATCGCAACAGAGCAACTGTTAACGTTGATGAAATGAACACACTCAAAAAGTAG
- the nuoL gene encoding NADH-quinone oxidoreductase subunit L, protein MLPLLSFLIILFTRPMIYKKAGTVGTILTGAAFLLSIMVLFSHLRNGNQLIEANWLSIDTVMLTVGLEVNPLNALMLVIVTLVSFLVHMYSIGYMANDERYATFFGYLGLFTFSMTGLVLSPNLLQLYIFWELVGVCSFLLVGFYFYKPEAKAAAKKAFIVTRIGDIGLLAAIFLLFWQTGSLELDEIFNSAQSGDIAPSMITLTAILIFIGAAGKSGQFPLHTWLPDAMEGPTPVSALIHAATMVAAGVYLVAVMYPLFSVSEAAMTTVAVTGGVTAIFAATIALVQQDIKRVLAYSTISQLGYMMLALGAAGYTAGIFHLTTHAFFKALLFLAAGSVIHAVHEQNIHKMGGLGKKLPKTAGLFLIGSLSISGFPLLSGFFSKDEILAATYADGRYILFAIALLTAFLTAFYMFRLYFLVFSGEGSRDAKESPRVMMIPMVVLGGLAVLGGYIQTHWFGTFLGDWLETTPYAVTFMHNDSPVWIPVIASLLAISGIGLAWLMYARQTLSRDWLHAKGVHRLLEKKYYIDELYQVVFVRGTRVFGYFWMYVDRFIIEGGAAALTGMVQRLGKAGVNIQSGQVQTYGTIAFSGIVIVLVLIAALGGYFQ, encoded by the coding sequence ATGTTGCCACTTCTATCGTTTCTCATCATTTTATTCACTAGGCCAATGATCTACAAAAAAGCAGGAACAGTTGGCACGATCCTGACAGGTGCTGCATTCCTTTTATCAATCATGGTCCTGTTCAGTCATCTGAGGAACGGAAACCAGTTAATCGAAGCAAATTGGCTTTCAATCGATACGGTCATGCTAACTGTTGGCCTTGAAGTTAACCCGCTCAATGCCCTCATGCTCGTGATTGTGACGCTCGTCAGCTTTCTCGTACATATGTATTCTATCGGCTATATGGCGAATGATGAGCGCTATGCGACATTCTTCGGGTATCTCGGGCTCTTCACGTTTTCAATGACGGGGCTTGTACTATCGCCAAACCTGCTTCAGCTCTACATTTTTTGGGAGCTAGTAGGCGTTTGTTCCTTTCTCCTTGTTGGCTTTTACTTTTATAAACCTGAAGCGAAAGCCGCTGCGAAAAAAGCGTTTATCGTAACAAGGATTGGAGACATCGGTCTTCTTGCAGCGATCTTTCTTTTGTTCTGGCAAACAGGAAGCCTCGAGCTTGATGAGATTTTCAACTCAGCTCAAAGTGGTGACATCGCCCCTTCCATGATCACGCTGACAGCGATTCTAATCTTTATTGGTGCAGCCGGGAAATCCGGTCAATTCCCACTCCATACCTGGCTTCCTGATGCTATGGAGGGGCCAACACCGGTTTCCGCTCTGATCCATGCAGCGACAATGGTTGCAGCAGGAGTGTACCTTGTGGCCGTGATGTATCCGCTCTTTTCTGTTTCTGAAGCAGCGATGACGACGGTGGCGGTGACGGGCGGTGTAACCGCAATATTCGCTGCCACGATCGCGCTCGTGCAGCAGGATATTAAACGAGTCCTTGCTTATTCGACGATTAGCCAGCTCGGTTATATGATGCTTGCACTAGGCGCAGCGGGATACACGGCAGGCATTTTCCATTTGACAACACATGCCTTTTTTAAAGCGCTACTCTTTTTGGCAGCCGGAAGTGTCATTCATGCTGTTCACGAGCAAAACATTCACAAGATGGGCGGGCTCGGCAAAAAGCTACCGAAAACCGCTGGCCTGTTTTTAATCGGGAGTTTGTCTATCTCAGGCTTTCCGCTTCTATCCGGATTTTTTAGTAAAGATGAAATTCTCGCAGCCACATACGCGGATGGACGCTATATCCTGTTTGCGATTGCTCTTCTGACGGCCTTTCTTACCGCCTTTTATATGTTCCGACTTTATTTCCTTGTTTTCTCTGGCGAGGGGTCACGTGATGCGAAAGAATCACCACGTGTCATGATGATTCCAATGGTGGTTCTCGGCGGCCTTGCTGTCCTCGGAGGATACATCCAGACGCACTGGTTTGGCACCTTTCTTGGTGATTGGCTTGAGACCACACCATATGCAGTCACGTTTATGCACAATGATTCACCTGTGTGGATCCCGGTTATCGCAAGTCTTCTTGCTATAAGCGGCATAGGACTTGCGTGGCTCATGTATGCTAGACAAACGCTCTCTAGAGACTGGCTCCATGCAAAAGGTGTCCACCGGCTTCTTGAAAAGAAGTACTACATCGATGAATTGTATCAGGTTGTTTTTGTTAGAGGAACGCGGGTATTCGGGTATTTTTGGATGTACGTTGACAGGTTTATTATCGAAGGAGGGGCGGCTGCACTGACAGGAATGGTGCAGCGTCTCGGCAAAGCTGGGGTTAACATTCAATCAGGTCAGGTGCAGACGTATGGAACGATTGCGTTCTCTGGGATCGTGATCGTCCTTGTGTTAATCGCAGCCTTAGGGGGTTATTTCCAATGA
- the nuoI gene encoding NADH-quinone oxidoreductase subunit NuoI — protein MRGLAKGLAYTLNNLTKEKVTYSYPDQPLQMPDRFRGIQKFYPEKCIVCNQCVAICPTDCISLTGKPHPDPNKKGKIIETYDINFEICILCDLCTEVCPTEAIIMTNNFELAEYSRDDLFKNLEWLDENDTNLRRENKV, from the coding sequence ATGCGCGGACTTGCGAAGGGCCTGGCTTACACACTCAACAATCTAACGAAAGAGAAAGTGACCTATTCCTACCCGGATCAACCGCTTCAAATGCCAGATCGGTTTCGAGGCATTCAGAAATTTTATCCTGAGAAATGCATCGTTTGCAATCAGTGCGTCGCCATCTGTCCGACTGACTGCATTTCATTAACCGGAAAGCCTCACCCGGATCCGAATAAAAAAGGAAAAATTATTGAAACCTATGACATTAATTTTGAGATTTGTATTCTCTGTGATTTGTGCACAGAGGTTTGTCCAACGGAAGCAATCATTATGACGAACAATTTCGAGTTAGCAGAATACAGCCGGGATGACCTTTTTAAAAACCTCGAGTGGCTCGATGAGAACGATACAAATCTCAGAAGGGAAAATAAAGTATGA
- the tnpA gene encoding IS200/IS605 family transposase, whose amino-acid sequence MKLDSNNHSVFLMYYHLVLVVKYRRNVIDDTISDYAKEKFVSLSEKYNITLVEWNHDIDHVHILFKAQPNSELSKFINAYKSASSRLIKKEFPLVRKKLWKEMFWSRSFCLLTTGGSPIEVVKKYIENQGMK is encoded by the coding sequence ATGAAATTAGATAGTAATAACCATTCAGTGTTCTTGATGTATTACCATCTTGTATTGGTTGTAAAATATCGAAGGAACGTTATTGATGACACGATTTCAGACTATGCAAAAGAAAAATTTGTATCCTTGAGTGAAAAATACAATATTACATTGGTCGAGTGGAACCATGACATTGACCATGTTCATATTTTGTTCAAAGCACAACCTAATAGTGAATTATCAAAATTCATCAATGCATACAAAAGTGCGAGTTCGAGACTTATCAAAAAAGAGTTTCCTCTCGTTCGAAAAAAGCTATGGAAAGAAATGTTTTGGTCACGAAGTTTTTGCTTGTTGACCACAGGCGGTTCACCGATTGAAGTCGTAAAAAAATATATCGAAAATCAAGGGATGAAGTGA
- a CDS encoding DUF1697 domain-containing protein, whose amino-acid sequence MEQIEEQIKETFGLTVPVILRTSNELKQIKEHCPFNKEEISNAEASSVGESLYVSLLSERPSEEAVKQLPSYSFENEAYQINGREIYLLSHDSIRNSKLTIKLNKLRPTATVRNWKTINKLLDMVTSIKQA is encoded by the coding sequence ATCGAGCAAATTGAAGAACAAATTAAAGAAACGTTCGGCTTAACAGTACCCGTTATCTTGAGAACTTCTAATGAGTTAAAGCAAATTAAGGAACACTGTCCATTTAATAAAGAAGAAATTTCCAATGCAGAAGCATCGTCTGTTGGAGAAAGTCTGTACGTCTCGCTTTTATCTGAGCGACCATCAGAGGAGGCAGTCAAACAGTTACCTTCCTATTCTTTTGAAAATGAAGCCTATCAAATCAATGGAAGGGAGATCTATCTTCTCTCCCATGACAGTATCCGTAATTCCAAATTAACGATTAAGCTGAATAAGCTCAGACCTACCGCGACCGTACGCAATTGGAAAACAATCAACAAACTTCTTGATATGGTGACATCAATAAAACAGGCTTAA
- a CDS encoding transposase, translating to MAKQNKAYKFRMYPTDEQTLVIRKTFGCVRFVYNRMLAERKETYENLKEDKEALKKAKHPTPAKYKKEFEWLKEVDSLALANAQLNLDKAYKAFFKGNAKFPKFKNKRHKQSYTTNVVNRNIQILGGHIKLPKLKMVKLKQHREIPSEHIIKSCTISMSSSGKYYISILTEYEKEIEIKNIQNVVGLDFAMNGLFVDSEGKKANYPKFFRQMLDKLAIEQRRLSRKNKGSSNWNKQRIRVAKLQEKVANQRKNFLHHKSKELVTEFDAVVIEDLDMKGMSQALKFGKSVADNGWGMFTSFLHYKLKEQGKQLIKIDKWFPSTKTCSNCGSAKEIKLSERTYQCTCGLSLDRDVNSALNIKKEGIRWLATA from the coding sequence ATGGCTAAACAAAATAAAGCGTATAAGTTCAGAATGTATCCAACAGATGAACAGACATTAGTAATTCGTAAAACCTTCGGTTGTGTTCGTTTTGTCTATAACAGGATGTTGGCAGAACGAAAAGAAACGTATGAAAATCTGAAAGAGGACAAGGAAGCGTTAAAAAAGGCGAAACATCCTACTCCGGCCAAATACAAAAAAGAGTTCGAGTGGCTAAAAGAAGTGGACTCTTTGGCGTTGGCAAACGCACAATTAAACTTAGATAAGGCATATAAAGCCTTCTTCAAAGGGAATGCCAAGTTTCCAAAGTTCAAAAACAAGCGTCACAAACAAAGCTATACAACGAATGTTGTGAACAGAAATATTCAGATATTGGGTGGTCATATCAAATTGCCTAAACTGAAAATGGTGAAACTCAAACAGCATAGAGAAATTCCATCTGAGCATATTATTAAGTCTTGCACGATTTCGATGTCTTCATCAGGGAAATATTACATTTCGATTCTGACAGAATATGAAAAAGAAATTGAAATCAAAAATATTCAAAATGTTGTCGGGCTAGATTTTGCAATGAATGGGTTATTTGTCGATAGTGAGGGTAAGAAAGCCAATTATCCTAAATTTTTTCGTCAAATGCTTGATAAATTAGCAATCGAACAACGTAGATTGTCTCGCAAAAATAAAGGTTCTTCAAATTGGAACAAGCAACGCATTCGGGTGGCAAAACTGCAAGAAAAAGTAGCAAACCAACGTAAGAATTTCCTCCATCACAAATCAAAAGAATTAGTAACTGAGTTTGACGCTGTTGTGATTGAAGATTTAGACATGAAGGGCATGTCACAAGCACTCAAGTTCGGAAAAAGTGTCGCTGATAACGGGTGGGGTATGTTCACTTCTTTCTTACACTACAAGCTAAAAGAACAAGGGAAACAACTTATCAAAATAGATAAATGGTTTCCATCTACTAAGACTTGTTCGAATTGTGGTTCTGCAAAAGAAATCAAATTATCCGAACGCACCTATCAATGCACCTGCGGGCTAAGTCTCGATAGAGATGTCAACTCCGCACTCAATATCAAAAAAGAAGGCATTCGCTGGTTAGCAACTGCCTAA
- a CDS encoding NADH-quinone oxidoreductase subunit J — translation MTGELLIFIFLFLVTITGGLLMINLTKVIHMVMALVLTFLGIAGLFILLSAEFVAVVQVLIYSGAITIIMLFGIMLTKHSEEEPKTGWAKKGFVFTGIAIFFFVIFFGIRNLSLGPQAENLHEKNTEQIGIMLFTDYVIPFELVSVVLLVSLVGAVILAKKDGKEKEGEEL, via the coding sequence ATGACTGGTGAGCTGCTGATCTTTATCTTCCTTTTCCTTGTGACCATCACCGGTGGGTTGCTAATGATTAATCTTACGAAAGTCATCCACATGGTGATGGCCCTTGTCCTGACGTTTCTCGGAATCGCCGGTTTATTTATTCTGTTATCAGCAGAATTCGTAGCTGTTGTTCAAGTTTTGATCTATTCAGGGGCGATTACGATTATTATGCTGTTTGGAATTATGCTAACTAAACATTCGGAAGAAGAGCCAAAAACGGGATGGGCGAAGAAAGGGTTTGTATTTACAGGCATTGCGATCTTCTTTTTCGTGATCTTCTTCGGAATACGAAACCTATCGCTTGGACCACAGGCAGAAAATCTTCATGAAAAAAATACCGAACAGATCGGGATCATGCTCTTTACTGATTATGTGATTCCGTTTGAGCTTGTCTCCGTTGTGCTACTCGTTTCCCTCGTCGGAGCCGTCATTCTTGCGAAAAAAGATGGCAAGGAAAAAGAAGGTGAGGAGCTATGA